The DNA segment CCATGGTAAACAGCAGGCTTCCTCTGCCTCAGTGTGACCAGGAGATAGGAACCAGATAGGCGGGATGAATAGCTGGTAGGGAAGCAGATCATGGAGCCCTCAGAAACCTGGGTTTTGTAATTAAAGTGGTCAGAATTCAAATTGGGGCTCTGATATCATTCACAGGGGTGACCTTGGTTTAGGCAAGTCTAGTAACCTCTCTGATCCTGTTTAACATAAGAGTGATAATGGTTGTCATCAGGATTAAGTATGATTGTGTGTATAAATTGAGGATTAAATCAAGTATTGAATGTTAAGTACTGAATTTAGtgcctggctcagacagtaaggaatctgcctgcaatgtgggagacgtggattcagtccctgggttgggaagatccactggagaagggagaggctacctattccagtattcttgcctgaataattccatggacaaaggagcctggcaggctacagcccatggggtcgcaaagtgtccaacatgactaagcgactttcacttttcactcacaCAGTAAATGCTTAGTAAATGGAGGCTATTGTTACCATCCCATCCTGAATCAAGCCTCCTTCCACCTCTGCTAGAACAGAGAAGGCATGGGCCCTGCATTTTGTCTCTGCTCTGTTGAAGAGTCAGTGACCTGAAGCATGGGACTTTGCCTATTTATCGTTTACACTCCTGTGTTAGGGAATTGAAGACCGAGTAGAAAGCATGTGAATTTTTCATGAAGCTTTATGAGATTTGAATAGAAGACTGGAGACAGGAATCGCTTTGCCCTCCACCCTCCATCTCTCCCCAGGCCTTAGGGGCCCCATTCCCCATCCTCCTTCCAGCAGCTGGTCACAGCTTCagtttgctctgtgtgtgtgtgttccaagaGTCCCCATGAGGAGCCTCCAGGGGTGGGTGAGAGGTAGACTCCTTGCTTCATGTTTCTTGTAGTATGGCTGTAAGAACTGTGGCCGGGCCTTCTGTTCCGGCTGCCTTAGCTTCAGTGCAGCAGTTCCCCGAGCTGGAAACACTCAACAGAAGGTCTGCAAGCAATGCCATGAGGTTCTGACCAGGTGAGAAGCCAACACGGGTGACGGTTCAGCCAAGCATGGCAGCTGGCAGCTGGCCAGGCCTCTCAGCTTTCTAGAGGTCGACTCGGGATTGTTTGGGGTGGAGGGCACCAATAGGCAGATGGTGGGTGACTTCTGACACTAGATTTCTTCTCTGTAGAGGATCTTCTCCTGCCAGTGCCTCCAAGTGGTCACCACCTCAGAACTATAAGAAGTAAGTGCTGAAGGGACAGAGACAAATGGGGAGGGGAAAGGACACAGGAGCCGTAGGATAGGAGTCTCTTCCCAGCCTTTAGCTTAAATGAGCCCAGGATCAGCGGCTCCTGACTGCCCTCCTGGGCTCAGAGAGCAGCTCATCAGTCCCTTCCCCAGAAAAGGTTCTTGGTAGACCTCACCCTCTCAGCTGAACCCTCCTGCCAGTTGGCTGGGTTGGGGTGCAGTGTGACATGAGCAATGAACCCGAAAGATTGTCCGTTGGAGGCCTCCCTCGCTGGCTAGAAATGATTTGAATAGGAAACAGCGAGGGTGCCTTCACCCCTCCCTTCTGCATTCATCAAGAGCCTCTATCTCATATCCTGCCAGGCGTGTGGCAGCATTGGAAGCCAAGCAGAAGCCCAGCACTCCCCGGAGCCATGGACTGACCCAGCAAGATCAAGCCATTGCTGAGCGCCTGGCACGGCTCCGCCAGGAGAACAAGCCCAGTGAGCAGGCCCAGACAGGGTGGAAAAGACACCATCCAGGGCTCCTGGGAGTAGGATCCCTCTGGATCTTAGAAGGCTTCTCTATGCCAATTGCAGAGTCAGTGCCCTCGCAGGCGGAGATAGAAGCCAGGCTAGCTGCACTGAGGGATGCATTCCAGGGTCCTGTCCCTTCCACCCAGGAGATGGAGGCACGGCTTGCTGTGCTGCAAGGCAGAGTTCCATCTTCTCAGGCCCCCCAGATGGTGAGTGCTGTGACTTTGGAGGGATGGAGGTCCTGGGACAAGGACCCAGCAGAAGCCCAGATACATGTATGCTTAGATACTTCGCAGGAGTACCTCCTGCTCCTGAGGCCTGCTGTCAGGCCAAGGAACCAGGGACAAGCAGCAGGACTGGGTAGGGCAGCAAAGAGTGGCCCCTAGGTTCTGTTGGGGACAACAAGACCTACCTGATTACATGAGCTCTTGGTTAGTCCCCTTTTCCTGAGTTTTGGGAACTCCTCAGCACCCAGCCCTGACCTGAACTGCTCTGAGCCTTATGATGTGGCTTTCCCACTTCCCTACTCCCCACTGAGGTTCCCTCCTCTGAGCAGGCACATCAACCACCGGACCCCAGGACCCAGGTGCAGCAGGCGCAGGATCTGCTGACACAGCTAACAGCGGAGGTGGCTATTGATGAGAGCTGGGAACAAGAAGGCCCAGGTATATTCTCCACCTGGCTCCCCCAGGGACCCACCCCCTACTCTTTCCCCAGGTGGGAGAGGCTCCAATGCTGACACCCTGGGAGGTGAATATAAATTAGAGAATATCAACATTATAAGGATtgccatttattgaatgtttactcCAATGGGAGCCAGTATAAGCCTAGTAGATCAGTGTGTAGGCTTTATGCTCAGACAGTGATTCCCTTTTCTACCACTTAGTAGCTGTGTGACACTCAGCATGTTACTTGACTGAAGTCTCACTTCCCAAGACCTACCTCATGGAGAAGTCATGAGGAGTAAATGGGCTAATCCAGGAGTACTTAGGACCCTGCCTGGCTCATAGTAAGTGAATGTTCTCTGTGATAATGATGATAAGGAGGAAGAggctatttatttaaaattaaatttaagattGAGTTCCTAAGTGGtaccacatttcaaatgctcagtagTCACAAGAGATTCATGCTATGCTCTTGGACAGCACAGATACAGACCATGACGTGACATGGAATGTTCCCAACATCATAAAAAATTCTTTTGGACAGAGCTCTCCTAAAGCttcaaagcagtggttctcaactatgGTGATGATTTTCCCTGCAGGGCCCAATTGGCaacgtctggagacattttgggtGTTGCAACTCAGAGGGTACCACTGGCATCTAGTGAGCAGAGGCTAAGGAAGCTGCTGAACGTCATACCATACACAGGGCAGCCCCCACCACAAAGaattacaggcatacctcagagacaTTATGGGTTCAGTTCAAGTTCACTGTAATAAAATGAggcacatgaattttttggttttcagGCGCATATAAAAAGTATGTACACTATAGActattaagtgtacaatagcattatgttcaaaaaatgtacatacctaattgtaaaatattttattgctaaaaactgTTAACTACCATCTGACAACACAGAGCTGCCACAAACTTTgaatttgtaagaaaaaaaaaaaaagcaattatctGTGAAGTACAGTAAAACAAGGTATGGTATATCCTGTCCAATATGTCAATAGAACCAAGATTAAGAAACCTTGCTTtaacatggaactctgttcaatgttatacggcagcctggatgggaggggagttttcgggtagaatggatacatgtatgtgtatggctgcatccctttgctgtttacctgaaactatcacaaatgCATgcataccccaaaacaaaaagtttaaaaacccaaagaaaaaacaaaaaacaaaagaaaccctgctttaggggaattccctggtagtccagtggttaggactctgcacttccactgatgggggcagaggtttgatccctaactggagaactaagatcctgcatgccgtgttgtagagccaaaaaaaaaaagaaaccctgctTTAGAGATACAATCTCACTGAATATCCTCAGTAATCCTATGATTACTattattatctgtattttataaACGAGGAAATTGAGGCCTGGTAAGCTTAAGgaacttgaccaaggtcacacagctattaagtaGCAAAGCTGGGACTTCAGCCCAAAGCTGTCTAACTTCAAAACTCTGAGCTAAAGGGGATCATGTCAGAGCCACACCCACTCAAGTAAACTTCTTCCCCCCTAGTGACATTCAAGACCTCAGCTTCCCTCATGTCCTCTCTGTGCTGCTCTCCAGAAATGCTGATCCCAGCCTGTAAGGCAGAGAGCCTGGCTGGACCCTGGCCTCCCCGTCTTCTGCTCCTTTCGGGCAGTGATTCTCATACCATGGGGCACCCACCCTAAGGGCAACATGGTAAAGTGTCAGGTGGGTGGGGATGaatttaattggaaaaaaatgtctaaGAATACTAGTTTTTTATATGtgggaaaatgaataaaataactaATTTTATTTGCAGTATAAGCCACAGGAACTATTATGGAACAAAAAGCTGAtaatttgtggggttttttttttaagttaagaaatGGGCTCAGTGGTTTCTGATGAGAGATCCTGAAATGTCTCCCTCCCCGAATGCATCACTCTTTCTAGCCACCTCTATCCAGAACGACCTCAACCGGGGGGACCCAGGGGCCCAGAGCACCAGTTACAGGGGGCAAGCCAcctggtccctggaggaggagaagagcaGGTTGCTGGCTGAGGCAGCGGTCGAGCTTCGGGAGGAGAACACGCGGCAGGAGCGCATCCTGGCCCTCGCCAAGCGCCTGGCTGTGCTGCAGGGACGGGACCCTGACAGAGGTAGAGGCTGATAAAACAGCCGCTCACTCGTGTCCCCTGGGCAGGccccccaactcccacccccaGGCCAAGCTCTGCACAGTGGCTGTACTCTCTGCCAGGCCAAGTCTACTGAGCACTGCCTAGAACCATGAGACCAGTGCTAGGGCAAAATGGTGGATGAAGAACAAGGGGCAGCCATCAgggggcaggggccctgggtcccTTCAGGTGCAGAGCCTTCTGTTCATGCTGTCCAGACCAGCAGAGGGGGCAGAGGGGGATCAGAGCCACTCTGATCAGAGTGGCTGCGGAGGCAGCTTAACTCTGGAACAAGTGTGGCTGGAAACCACGCCACTCCTGGGGGCAGCAGTACAGCCACTCCGGTGAGCTCTCCACCTCACTCCTCttcccctgctccctgccctccaTCTTCAAGTGACCCTCCAGGACTACCACCTTCCAG comes from the Budorcas taxicolor isolate Tak-1 chromosome 10, Takin1.1, whole genome shotgun sequence genome and includes:
- the ZFYVE19 gene encoding abscission/NoCut checkpoint regulator isoform X2, which gives rise to MESRCYGCAVKFTLFKKEYGCKNCGRAFCSGCLSFSAAVPRAGNTQQKVCKQCHEVLTRGSSPASASKWSPPQNYKKRVAALEAKQKPSTPRSHGLTQQDQAIAERLARLRQENKPKSVPSQAEIEARLAALRDAFQGPVPSTQEMEARLAVLQGRVPSSQAPQMAHQPPDPRTQVQQAQDLLTQLTAEVAIDESWEQEGPATSIQNDLNRGDPGAQSTSYRGQATWSLEEEKSRLLAEAAVELREENTRQERILALAKRLAVLQGRDPDRVTLQDYHLPDSDDEEEEEKAIQRVLRQLTEEAALDEASGFNIPVGPTPQLQDQSCRAEPKAQAMATRPEEEEEELPWCCICNEDATLRCAGCDGDLYCIRCFREGHDAFELKEHQTSAYQPLHKGRGH
- the ZFYVE19 gene encoding abscission/NoCut checkpoint regulator isoform X1, which encodes MESRCYGCAVKFTLFKKEYGCKNCGRAFCSGCLSFSAAVPRAGNTQQKVCKQCHEVLTRGSSPASASKWSPPQNYKKRVAALEAKQKPSTPRSHGLTQQDQAIAERLARLRQENKPSEQAQTGWKRHHPGLLGVGSLWILEGFSMPIAESVPSQAEIEARLAALRDAFQGPVPSTQEMEARLAVLQGRVPSSQAPQMAHQPPDPRTQVQQAQDLLTQLTAEVAIDESWEQEGPATSIQNDLNRGDPGAQSTSYRGQATWSLEEEKSRLLAEAAVELREENTRQERILALAKRLAVLQGRDPDRVTLQDYHLPDSDDEEEEEKAIQRVLRQLTEEAALDEASGFNIPVGPTPQLQDQSCRAEPKAQAMATRPEEEEEELPWCCICNEDATLRCAGCDGDLYCIRCFREGHDAFELKEHQTSAYQPLHKGRGH